A genomic window from Acidobacteriota bacterium includes:
- a CDS encoding nucleoside-diphosphate sugar epimerase/dehydratase, giving the protein MNHIKAPLRRLMILGLDGAIAVGALWSALLLRFEGAVPERWTEDLPATLLLLVVCRVACNTFFGLHRWSFLLSGLTDGARIAASGIAGTGLFLSGIFLLRLHGLPRSVVVLELLLSTAVMAVLRFAPRLAWMYRVDRRRARRKDSVRALIVGAGAAGEMLLRDLRRSDEHNYRVVGFVDDDRSKWGTIVGGQPILGAIGDLPELVKSHDVGKVLIAIPRLPAERIREILSLCADLKIRFKILPVSYVYLQEQETSVRLQDLSPEDLLPRPPVRFSASEDAAAIAGRTALVTGAAGSIGSEICDQLLQAGLGRLVMVDMNENGLYVLHRRFQRKYPQAALSTDVADVREAGRMLSLFAHHRPQDVFHAAAHKHVPLMEVAPGEAVKNNILGTRNVATAADTYGADRFVFISTDKAVRPTSVMGASKRVGEMLVRSLAASSTTRFTAVRFGNVLDSAGSVVPLFREQIADGGPVTVTHEDVRRYFMTIAEAVGLVLKAAYGDYGELCVLEMGEQIRIFDLARHMITMAGLAPEIDIPIQVIGLRPGEKLYEELMTEEEESTHRIDRKIFVAESPAPPPDLLEQVDWLARAALAEDRETTLALLRQLVPTYTPTALEDPPPEDELDDTAVSSPVH; this is encoded by the coding sequence GTGAATCACATCAAGGCTCCCCTTCGCCGATTGATGATCCTCGGCCTCGACGGCGCCATCGCCGTCGGTGCGCTGTGGAGCGCCCTGCTGCTGCGCTTCGAAGGCGCGGTGCCGGAGCGTTGGACCGAGGACCTGCCCGCTACGCTGCTCCTGCTGGTGGTCTGCCGGGTCGCCTGCAACACCTTCTTCGGTCTCCATCGCTGGTCCTTTCTGCTTTCGGGCCTCACCGACGGCGCCCGCATCGCCGCTTCCGGTATCGCCGGGACCGGCCTCTTCCTCTCCGGCATCTTCCTGCTGCGCCTCCACGGCCTGCCGCGCTCGGTGGTGGTGCTGGAATTGCTGCTTTCCACGGCGGTGATGGCCGTGCTGCGGTTTGCGCCGCGGCTAGCCTGGATGTACCGGGTGGATCGCCGGCGAGCGCGCCGCAAGGACTCGGTGCGCGCCCTCATCGTCGGCGCCGGCGCCGCCGGCGAGATGTTGCTGCGGGATCTGCGGCGCTCCGACGAGCACAACTATCGGGTGGTGGGCTTCGTCGACGACGACCGGTCGAAATGGGGCACCATCGTCGGTGGCCAGCCGATTCTGGGAGCCATCGGCGACCTGCCGGAGCTGGTCAAGAGCCATGACGTGGGCAAGGTGCTCATCGCCATCCCCCGACTACCGGCGGAGCGCATCCGCGAAATCCTCTCGCTGTGCGCCGACCTCAAGATTCGCTTCAAGATTCTTCCCGTCTCCTACGTCTACCTCCAGGAGCAGGAGACCAGCGTCCGCCTGCAGGACCTGTCACCGGAGGATCTTCTGCCGCGGCCGCCGGTGCGTTTTTCCGCCAGCGAGGATGCCGCCGCCATCGCCGGCCGCACCGCCCTGGTGACCGGCGCCGCCGGCTCCATCGGCAGCGAGATCTGCGACCAGCTGCTGCAGGCGGGGCTCGGGCGGCTGGTGATGGTGGACATGAACGAGAACGGCCTCTACGTTCTGCACCGCCGCTTCCAGCGCAAATACCCCCAGGCGGCGCTAAGCACCGACGTGGCGGACGTTCGGGAGGCCGGCCGCATGCTCTCCCTCTTCGCTCATCACCGGCCCCAGGATGTCTTCCACGCCGCCGCCCACAAGCACGTGCCGCTGATGGAGGTGGCCCCCGGGGAGGCGGTGAAGAACAATATCCTCGGCACGCGCAACGTGGCGACGGCGGCGGATACCTACGGCGCCGACCGCTTCGTCTTCATCTCCACCGACAAGGCGGTGCGCCCCACAAGCGTCATGGGGGCCAGCAAGCGGGTGGGGGAGATGCTGGTGCGTTCGCTGGCGGCCAGCTCCACCACTCGATTCACCGCCGTGCGTTTCGGCAACGTCCTCGACTCCGCCGGCTCGGTGGTGCCCCTCTTCCGCGAGCAGATCGCCGACGGCGGACCGGTGACGGTGACCCACGAGGACGTGCGGCGCTACTTCATGACCATCGCCGAGGCGGTGGGCTTGGTGCTCAAGGCCGCCTACGGCGACTACGGTGAGCTCTGCGTGCTGGAGATGGGGGAGCAGATCCGCATCTTCGACCTGGCTCGGCACATGATCACCATGGCGGGGCTGGCGCCGGAAATCGACATTCCCATTCAGGTCATCGGTCTGCGGCCCGGGGAGAAGCTCTACGAGGAGCTGATGACGGAGGAGGAGGAGAGCACCCACCGCATCGACCGCAAGATTTTCGTGGCGGAATCCCCGGCCCCGCCGCCGGATCTTCTGGAGCAGGTGGATTGGCTAGCCCGCGCCGCCCTGGCGGAAGATCGCGAAACCACCCTCGCCCTCCTCCGCCAGCTCGTTCCCACCTACACTCCCACGGCCCTCGAGGATCCTCCACCGGAGGACGAGCTCGACGACACGGCGGTTTCCTCGCCGGTGCATTGA